The Shewanella sp. NFH-SH190041 genome has a window encoding:
- a CDS encoding PACE efflux transporter, translating into MQRRVIKQETAQTNSAVMGVKERVGHAILFELIALGLMIPLTAIITGRGAGELVLVGVALSLYTVVWNFCYNLIFDTWCSVPRLQRNLALRLAHVAGFEGGLIFVTVPSVAWYLDISLLHALALEAGFLLFFFAYALLFNWAYDSIRSHYWGKLS; encoded by the coding sequence ATGCAGCGTAGGGTGATTAAACAGGAGACAGCGCAGACGAACAGCGCCGTGATGGGAGTAAAGGAGCGGGTAGGCCATGCCATTTTATTTGAACTGATTGCCCTTGGGCTGATGATCCCGCTAACCGCCATCATTACCGGGCGCGGTGCCGGGGAGTTAGTATTGGTGGGGGTTGCGCTAAGCCTGTATACCGTGGTGTGGAACTTTTGTTACAACCTGATATTTGATACTTGGTGTTCGGTGCCCCGCTTGCAGCGCAATCTGGCCTTGCGGTTGGCCCATGTGGCAGGATTTGAGGGCGGCTTAATTTTTGTTACTGTCCCCAGTGTGGCATGGTATCTGGACATTTCCCTGTTGCATGCATTGGCACTGGAAGCGGGATTTTTACTCTTCTTTTTTGCCTATGCCCTGCTGTTTAACTGGGCCTATGACAGTATTCGAAGCCATTATTGGGGCAAATTATCCTGA